AGGAGACCCCTACTAACAGGCGGAATGCCACCGTTTGGGGCCTCCGGGGTGTTCGGTCCATGTCGTAACCACTGACCGTAGGGTCGGCACCGTGACGCAGGCTGAACCAGAGGTGATCTGATGCCGATCCGGTGGCGGGACGCGATGAGCCGAGCCCTCTACGGTCCGAACGGCTTTTTCGTCGCCGGCACCGGACCGGCCGACCACTTCCGGACCAGCGTGCACACCTCCCCCGCCTTCGCCACGGCGCTGCTGCGGCTGATCTACGACGTCGACGCTGGTCTCGGCCACCCGTCCCGGCTCGATGTGGTCGACGTGGGGGCTGGGCGCGGGGAACTGCTCCGCACTCTGCTGCTGACTGTGGGAGACGCCGCCGGGCCCGCGGTGGGGGTTTCCGGGGAGCCCACCCGCTCCGGGCGGTCAGGCTTGATCCCTGCGCGGGCGGGCTCCCCGGAAACCCTGACTCCCACGGCCTCCGCCCGTTCCTTACGGGACGAGCCGTCGTCCGGCACGGCTCGACCGTCGCTTGCGGAACGCGTGCGCTTCACAGCGGTCGAGTACGCGAGCCGCCCGGAGAACCTGCCCGAAGAGATCGCCTGGACCTCTGAGATCCCCGCCGAGATCAACGGGGTGTTGCTGGCAACCGAGTGGTTGGACAACGTCCCACTCGACGTGGCGGTGCACACCGCCGACGGCTGGCGGTACGTGCTGGTTGACCCCGAGAGCGGCGTGGAAGAGATCGGCGAGCGGGTGAGCCCCGCCGATCTCGACTGGCTCAGCAAGTGGTGGCCCACGGGCCCAAGCGAGTCGGGTTTCCGCGCAGAAATCGGCCGCAGCAGAGATGAAGCGTGGGCCAACGCGGTACGACAGATCAGCCGAGGGCTCGCGGTGGCCGTGGACTACGGGCACCTGAGCGGCGACCGGCCTGTCGACGGGACGTTGACCGGGTATCGGGGTGGGCGGCAGGTGCCTCCGGTGCCGGACGGGTCGAGTGATGTGACAGCGCACGTGGCCATGGACTCGGTCGCCTCCGCTGGTTCTGAGGTCGCCCGGTGCGCGTACTCCCTGGTCCTCCAGCGGGAGGCGCTGCGGGCGCTCGGGGCCGACGGCGGCCGACCGCCGCTCAGCCTGGCCGGCACCGACCCGGCGGGGTATGTGCGGGCGTTGGCGGTGGCGTCGGCGGTGGCCGAGCTGACCGATCCGGCCGGGCTCGGCGGGCACTGGTGGCTGCGCCAACCGGTCGGCATCCCGCACGAGCCGGCCGTGGCACGATGACGGGCATGACCACCGACGCCGGGGACCTTCGCGAACTGACCGTCGGCACCGGGGCCGGGCTGGTCGCCGGCACCGGCGACCAGCAGCTCGGCACCGACATGGTGTTGAACATCGGCCCGCAGCACCCGTCCACGCACGGCGTGTTGCGGCTGAAGCTGGTGCTCGACGG
This portion of the Micromonospora zamorensis genome encodes:
- a CDS encoding SAM-dependent methyltransferase, which gives rise to MPIRWRDAMSRALYGPNGFFVAGTGPADHFRTSVHTSPAFATALLRLIYDVDAGLGHPSRLDVVDVGAGRGELLRTLLLTVGDAAGPAVGVSGEPTRSGRSGLIPARAGSPETLTPTASARSLRDEPSSGTARPSLAERVRFTAVEYASRPENLPEEIAWTSEIPAEINGVLLATEWLDNVPLDVAVHTADGWRYVLVDPESGVEEIGERVSPADLDWLSKWWPTGPSESGFRAEIGRSRDEAWANAVRQISRGLAVAVDYGHLSGDRPVDGTLTGYRGGRQVPPVPDGSSDVTAHVAMDSVASAGSEVARCAYSLVLQREALRALGADGGRPPLSLAGTDPAGYVRALAVASAVAELTDPAGLGGHWWLRQPVGIPHEPAVAR